A DNA window from bacterium contains the following coding sequences:
- a CDS encoding ArsR family transcriptional regulator: MGLIPLTPGIRSPRHSPCFYYLLWLSYNSTVQADPALRIHRALADVSRSRILEELRTGGPMDSRELGRRLGLHPNTIRSHTEQLMEARLVKAVSAPAAGRGRPRVLYEAADAPEGQEGGYRLLAQILASYVASGDRPQAVAEDAGRAWGSYLTERSKPFAQISADEAVGKVTQLFTELGFMAESTGQGDERKILLHHCPFRQVAESNPEVVCSVHLGMLKGAIAEMGAPLQAWRLEPFVEPTLCIARLRRVARHGRRGVPSPRRKASAPSS; encoded by the coding sequence TTGGGTTTGATTCCGCTCACGCCTGGCATACGTTCCCCCCGACACTCACCATGTTTCTATTATTTACTATGGCTGTCGTATAATTCAACCGTGCAGGCCGACCCCGCTCTGAGGATCCACAGGGCCCTTGCCGACGTGAGCCGGTCCCGGATCCTGGAGGAGCTGCGGACGGGCGGCCCGATGGACTCCCGTGAGCTCGGCCGCCGGCTGGGCCTCCACCCCAACACCATCCGCTCGCACACCGAGCAGCTGATGGAGGCCCGCCTGGTCAAGGCGGTGAGCGCCCCGGCTGCCGGGCGCGGGCGCCCGCGCGTCCTGTACGAGGCAGCGGATGCACCGGAAGGCCAGGAGGGTGGCTATCGTTTGCTGGCCCAGATCCTGGCGAGCTACGTCGCCAGCGGGGACCGGCCTCAGGCGGTGGCCGAGGATGCGGGGCGCGCCTGGGGCAGCTATCTGACCGAGAGGTCGAAGCCCTTCGCGCAGATCTCAGCGGACGAGGCTGTGGGCAAGGTGACCCAGCTCTTCACCGAGCTGGGTTTCATGGCCGAGTCCACGGGTCAAGGTGACGAGCGGAAGATCCTGCTCCACCACTGCCCGTTCCGGCAGGTCGCTGAGTCCAACCCGGAGGTGGTCTGCTCCGTGCACCTGGGGATGCTCAAGGGCGCGATCGCCGAGATGGGTGCGCCACTTCAGGCCTGGCGCCTGGAGCCGTTCGTCGAGCCCACCCTTTGCATCGCGCGCCTGCGCCGAGTCGCACGGCACGGACGACGAGGTGTTCCCAGCCCAAGAAGGAAGGCGTCCGCTCCCAGCTCGTGA
- the narI gene encoding respiratory nitrate reductase subunit gamma has translation MSAAGLFIWVVLPYAAMVLFVAGHVWRYRHDQFGWTSRSTQLLESRWLAWGSNLFHYGALAAIGGHFLGILIPAQVTAFIGVSEARYHVISAGAGSLAGIACVAGLVILVVRRAYFPRVRRTTTGIDVAVYVLLALLIGLGMAETFFYNTLGGGYDYRATVGVWFRGLFVLSPQPQLMASAPFVYQLHAASAWLLYALWPFSRLVHAWSLPFQYLGRPYILYRSRYAATRR, from the coding sequence ATGAGCGCCGCCGGGCTCTTCATCTGGGTGGTGCTCCCGTACGCCGCCATGGTCCTGTTCGTCGCCGGTCATGTCTGGCGCTACCGCCACGACCAGTTCGGGTGGACCAGCCGGTCCACGCAGCTGCTGGAGAGTCGCTGGCTCGCCTGGGGGAGCAACCTGTTTCATTACGGCGCCCTGGCCGCGATCGGAGGCCACTTCCTGGGCATCCTGATCCCTGCCCAGGTCACCGCCTTCATCGGCGTCTCCGAGGCCCGCTATCACGTGATCTCAGCCGGCGCCGGATCGCTGGCCGGCATCGCCTGCGTGGCCGGTCTTGTGATCCTTGTCGTGCGGCGCGCCTACTTCCCGCGTGTCCGGCGCACCACCACCGGCATCGATGTCGCGGTGTACGTCCTGCTGGCTCTGCTGATCGGGCTCGGGATGGCCGAGACCTTCTTCTACAACACACTCGGCGGGGGCTACGACTACCGGGCCACGGTGGGAGTCTGGTTCCGCGGGCTGTTCGTGCTTTCACCCCAGCCCCAGCTGATGGCCTCCGCCCCGTTCGTCTATCAGCTGCATGCCGCGTCCGCCTGGCTGCTCTACGCGCTGTGGCCCTTCAGCCGCCTGGTCCATGCCTGGAGCCTGCCCTTCCAGTACCTGGGCCGGCCTTACATCCTGTATCGCAGCCGCTACGCGGCAACGCGCAGATGA
- the narJ gene encoding nitrate reductase molybdenum cofactor assembly chaperone: protein MRPTGGRRQPPYKLLSLLLQYPDEEICGARAELAQAIRELPRGPEQKALERFFAHFSVTPVDELRQQYVATFDLQKRSSLYLTFYTEGDTRKRGMALLRLKRLYAAAGFRLGGRELPDYLPVMLEFAELAPAGHGAQILAEHRTGLELLRIHLRESESPYVHLIEGVCAGLPGLALPELESVRRLLQEGPPNEEVGLQPFAPPEVMPSMGARR, encoded by the coding sequence ATGAGGCCCACAGGCGGCCGCCGTCAGCCGCCCTACAAGCTGCTGTCGCTGCTGCTCCAGTATCCGGACGAGGAGATCTGCGGGGCCCGAGCTGAACTTGCCCAAGCGATCCGAGAGCTGCCTCGAGGTCCCGAACAGAAGGCTCTGGAACGCTTCTTCGCGCACTTCAGCGTGACCCCGGTTGATGAGCTGCGTCAGCAATACGTGGCGACCTTCGACCTGCAAAAGCGTTCCAGCCTGTACCTGACCTTCTACACCGAGGGCGACACCCGGAAACGGGGGATGGCGCTGCTCCGCCTCAAGCGCCTGTACGCGGCCGCCGGGTTTCGCCTGGGCGGCCGTGAGCTTCCGGACTACCTGCCGGTGATGCTCGAGTTCGCCGAGCTCGCGCCCGCCGGGCATGGGGCCCAGATCCTGGCCGAACACCGGACCGGGCTCGAGCTGCTGCGCATCCACCTGCGCGAATCGGAGAGTCCGTACGTGCACCTGATCGAGGGCGTTTGCGCCGGCCTTCCCGGTCTGGCCCTCCCGGAGCTGGAGTCCGTGCGCCGGCTGCTCCAGGAGGGCCCGCCCAACGAGGAGGTCGGGCTCCAGCCCTTTGCCCCGCCCGAGGTGATGCCCTCGATGGGGGCGCGGCGATGA